A stretch of Faecalibacterium duncaniae DNA encodes these proteins:
- a CDS encoding sigma factor-like helix-turn-helix DNA-binding protein, protein METAQLLQISRSYVSRLETHALEQLRKGWLQESPGE, encoded by the coding sequence CTGGAAACGGCACAGCTGCTCCAGATCAGCAGAAGTTATGTCTCAAGGCTTGAGACCCACGCACTGGAACAGTTGCGCAAAGGCTGGCTTCAAGAATCACCGGGAGAATAA
- a CDS encoding pentapeptide repeat-containing protein: MKKIDEEIRQTTSGLSKKKTEIVGSMFAKCEMQMVNFMGTELHETEFYQCDLRKADFRDATGYKVDILGSRLKDAKFSLPEAVNLLADLKIKLS; encoded by the coding sequence ATGAAAAAAATTGACGAAGAAATCAGACAGACAACTTCTGGTTTATCAAAGAAGAAAACTGAGATCGTGGGTTCCATGTTTGCCAAGTGCGAGATGCAGATGGTGAATTTCATGGGCACAGAGCTGCACGAAACGGAATTTTACCAGTGTGATCTGCGGAAAGCCGACTTCCGGGATGCCACAGGCTATAAGGTGGATATTCTGGGCAGCCGCCTGAAGGATGCGAAATTCTCGCTGCCGGAGGCCGTGAATCTGCTGGCAGACCTGAAGATCAAGCTGTCCTGA
- a CDS encoding GNAT family N-acetyltransferase produces the protein MAITLKKATREDIETIWKMQVEAFTELLDKYQDFDMSPATESLEKIIAKFEQPWTTYYYIVENDIVVGAVRIVNKNDGSRKRISPIWIMGEFRNKGYAQQAMIELENIYGSDHWCLDTILQEKGNLHLYEKMGYVQTGKVEHINEKMDIVFYEKN, from the coding sequence ATGGCTATCACATTAAAGAAAGCAACGAGAGAAGATATAGAAACCATCTGGAAAATGCAAGTAGAGGCATTTACAGAGCTTTTAGATAAATATCAAGATTTCGATATGAGTCCGGCAACTGAAAGCTTAGAAAAAATAATCGCTAAATTTGAACAGCCTTGGACAACTTATTATTATATCGTTGAGAATGATATAGTTGTTGGTGCAGTACGAATAGTTAATAAAAACGATGGAAGTAGAAAAAGAATTTCGCCAATTTGGATTATGGGTGAATTTCGCAATAAAGGATATGCTCAACAAGCAATGATTGAACTTGAAAATATATATGGTTCTGACCATTGGTGTTTGGATACAATTTTACAAGAAAAGGGAAATCTACATCTATATGAGAAAATGGGATATGTTCAAACTGGAAAGGTTGAGCATATAAACGAAAAAATGGATATAGTATTCTATGAAAAAAATTGA
- a CDS encoding pyruvate kinase produces the protein MEFYGTIGPACAQLETLQRMVEAGMTGIRMNLSHGPLSAHKDWLDIIHAVGIPQLLIDLQGPELRIGTLPQPLVLEPGQSLRLGQGGVPCPAALVHAARPGQDLLLDDGRLLVQVAEADGAALQCTVVRGGTLQSRKSLAAPGLTVASPTLTEEDLQNLQLAGACGVTGVMLPFVRGAEDIRTLRRALEQAGAGQIRIFAKIESLAGVQALPEFLPLVDEVVIARGDLGNAIPLWELPRCQKQLSAVCRSAGVSFMVVTQMLDSMCSRAVPTRAEVSDIYNAVADGASSVMLTGETAAGQYPVEAMEYLVRTARTALE, from the coding sequence TTGGAATTTTATGGTACCATTGGCCCCGCCTGTGCCCAGCTGGAGACCTTGCAGCGCATGGTGGAAGCTGGCATGACGGGCATCCGCATGAACCTTTCCCACGGGCCCCTTTCGGCCCACAAAGACTGGCTGGATATCATCCACGCCGTGGGCATCCCCCAGCTGCTCATCGACCTGCAGGGGCCGGAGCTGCGCATTGGCACGCTGCCCCAGCCCCTTGTGCTGGAACCAGGCCAGAGCCTCCGGCTGGGGCAAGGGGGTGTCCCCTGCCCGGCGGCGCTGGTGCATGCAGCCCGGCCGGGCCAGGACCTCCTGCTGGACGACGGCAGGCTCCTTGTGCAGGTGGCCGAAGCCGATGGCGCTGCCCTGCAGTGTACTGTGGTACGGGGCGGCACCCTGCAAAGCCGTAAAAGCCTTGCGGCACCGGGGCTGACGGTGGCCTCCCCCACGTTGACGGAGGAGGACCTGCAAAACCTGCAGCTGGCGGGAGCCTGCGGCGTTACCGGGGTGATGCTTCCCTTCGTGCGGGGGGCTGAGGACATCCGCACCCTGCGCCGGGCGCTGGAACAGGCCGGGGCCGGGCAGATCCGCATTTTTGCCAAGATCGAGAGCCTTGCGGGGGTACAGGCCCTGCCGGAGTTCCTGCCCCTTGTGGATGAAGTGGTCATTGCCCGCGGGGACCTTGGCAACGCCATACCCCTGTGGGAGCTGCCCCGGTGTCAGAAACAGCTTTCGGCGGTCTGCCGGTCTGCCGGGGTGTCCTTTATGGTGGTGACCCAGATGCTGGACAGTATGTGCAGCCGGGCGGTCCCCACCCGCGCCGAGGTCAGCGACATCTACAACGCCGTAGCAGACGGCGCTTCCAGCGTGATGCTCACCGGGGAGACCGCCGCCGGGCAGTACCCGGTGGAGGCCATGGAGTATCTTGTGCGCACTGCCCGCACCGCCTTGGAATAA
- a CDS encoding Crp/Fnr family transcriptional regulator, which yields MQKYLPVLRNCPFFTGLTDNEILSILHCVSAAKITRPRGSYIFRAGDSTEVMGLVLSGSTLVIQEDLWGHRNILSKCNTGDFFGEPYAATPGAILNISVVAEEDCEILLLNVKRLLTSCPTACDHHQKLIRNLVSVLANKILLFNDKITHVSKRTTREKLLSYLSAESIRQSSLSFDIPFDRQQLADFLCVERAAMSVELSKLQKEGLLVTKRNHFELLTR from the coding sequence ATGCAAAAATATCTGCCTGTTCTACGGAACTGCCCCTTTTTTACCGGGCTTACCGACAATGAGATTTTGTCCATCCTGCACTGTGTCAGTGCAGCGAAAATCACCCGGCCCCGGGGCTCCTACATTTTCCGTGCCGGAGATTCCACAGAGGTCATGGGGCTGGTACTGTCCGGCTCCACCCTTGTGATCCAGGAGGATCTTTGGGGACACCGCAACATCCTGTCCAAGTGCAATACCGGAGACTTTTTCGGGGAGCCTTACGCCGCCACCCCCGGTGCCATCCTGAACATCAGCGTGGTGGCAGAGGAGGATTGCGAAATTCTGCTGCTGAACGTCAAGCGGCTGCTCACCTCCTGCCCCACCGCCTGCGACCATCACCAGAAACTCATCCGCAATCTGGTCAGCGTTCTGGCAAACAAAATACTGCTTTTTAACGATAAGATCACCCATGTCAGCAAGCGCACCACCCGGGAAAAACTGCTGTCCTACCTGTCTGCCGAATCCATCCGGCAGTCCTCCCTTTCCTTTGACATTCCCTTTGACCGTCAGCAGCTGGCGGATTTTCTCTGCGTGGAGCGTGCCGCCATGTCGGTGGAGCTTTCCAAGCTGCAAAAGGAAGGGCTGCTGGTCACCAAGCGGAATCACTTTGAACTGTTGACCCGTTGA
- a CDS encoding AEC family transporter: MQISLLLMQQIAQLFLILLMGYAVVKTGLLKASDSKVLSVVFVYLVMPCVVLNAFQIKDTPEIRTGLLYSMGIAVGMHVVFLLLNALFRKVLKLDAVEQVNVIYSNAAALVIPIVQALLGEEYVVYSCAFVIVQLVLLWTHASACLQGSARLEWRKLLTNVNLIAIAAGALLYLLHISLPAPITSTLSSVGNMIGPMGMLLAGMAIAEVPLKKVFCTPRNYLPVFLRLLGVPLVIVLLLWAVHASLWIPDGKSILMTVYLSAITPACATVTSMAQLYDRDASHSSAIYVLSTLLSILTMPLMIGLFELLL, from the coding sequence ATGCAAATCAGCCTTTTATTGATGCAGCAGATCGCGCAGCTATTTCTGATTCTGCTGATGGGATATGCCGTTGTGAAAACCGGCTTGTTGAAGGCATCGGACAGTAAGGTGCTGTCTGTGGTCTTTGTCTATCTGGTCATGCCTTGTGTCGTTCTGAACGCCTTTCAGATCAAGGATACACCGGAGATCCGCACCGGGCTGCTTTATTCCATGGGCATCGCCGTTGGAATGCACGTTGTATTTCTGCTTCTGAATGCGCTGTTCCGCAAAGTTCTCAAGCTGGACGCAGTGGAGCAGGTCAATGTCATTTACAGCAATGCCGCCGCGCTGGTCATTCCCATCGTGCAGGCCCTGCTGGGGGAGGAATATGTTGTCTACTCCTGCGCCTTTGTCATTGTACAGCTGGTGCTGCTCTGGACCCATGCCAGTGCCTGCCTGCAGGGGTCTGCCCGGCTGGAATGGCGCAAGCTCCTTACCAATGTCAATCTGATTGCCATTGCAGCCGGTGCTCTGCTGTACCTGCTGCACATCTCGCTGCCCGCCCCAATCACCAGCACACTGAGCAGTGTCGGCAATATGATCGGCCCCATGGGAATGCTGCTGGCAGGCATGGCCATTGCGGAAGTCCCCCTCAAAAAGGTTTTCTGCACCCCGCGCAACTATCTGCCGGTATTTCTGCGTCTGCTGGGTGTTCCGCTGGTCATCGTCCTGCTACTTTGGGCAGTTCACGCATCCCTTTGGATCCCGGACGGCAAGTCCATCCTGATGACGGTCTACCTTTCTGCCATTACCCCCGCCTGTGCAACGGTCACCTCCATGGCACAGCTCTATGACCGGGATGCTTCTCATTCCAGCGCGATCTATGTCCTGAGCACGCTGCTTTCCATCCTGACCATGCCGCTGATGATCGGGTTGTTTGAGCTGTTGCTCTGA
- a CDS encoding ATP-binding protein has translation MIRKIIHIDEEKCNGCGLCATACHEGAIDIINGKAKLVQENFCDGFGDCLPGCPTGAITFEEREAPAYDEAAVQENKKKKELQEKMKHLHEGGCPGSRMRMLEQPEAAESAASAPVQSVSRLRNWPVQIKLAPVHAPYFEGAKLLIAADCTAYAYANFHQEFMRGKVTLIGCPKLDAVDYSEKLTEILRSNDIQSVTILRMEVPCCGGLEMAAKKALQTSGKFIPWQVVTISIDGKILD, from the coding sequence ATGATTCGGAAGATCATCCATATTGACGAAGAAAAATGCAACGGCTGCGGCTTGTGCGCAACCGCCTGCCATGAAGGTGCCATTGATATCATCAACGGCAAGGCAAAGCTGGTGCAAGAGAATTTCTGCGATGGCTTTGGCGACTGCCTGCCGGGCTGCCCCACCGGTGCCATCACCTTTGAAGAGCGGGAAGCTCCCGCTTACGACGAGGCGGCGGTGCAGGAGAACAAAAAGAAAAAGGAGCTGCAGGAGAAGATGAAGCATCTCCACGAGGGAGGCTGCCCCGGCTCCCGGATGCGGATGCTGGAACAGCCGGAGGCCGCCGAAAGCGCAGCTTCTGCCCCCGTGCAGTCAGTTTCCCGGCTCCGTAACTGGCCGGTGCAGATCAAGCTGGCACCTGTCCATGCGCCCTACTTTGAGGGCGCAAAGCTACTGATCGCAGCGGACTGCACGGCCTATGCCTACGCCAATTTCCATCAGGAATTTATGCGCGGCAAGGTGACCCTCATCGGCTGCCCGAAGCTGGATGCTGTGGATTACAGCGAAAAGCTGACCGAGATTCTGCGCAGCAACGACATCCAGAGCGTGACCATCCTCCGCATGGAGGTGCCCTGCTGCGGCGGCTTGGAGATGGCCGCAAAAAAGGCACTGCAGACCAGCGGAAAGTTCATTCCGTGGCAGGTGGTCACCATTTCCATTGACGGAAAAATTCTGGACTAA
- a CDS encoding sodium-dependent transporter, producing MEKKASSFSGQIGFVLAAAGSAVGVGNLWRFPYLAAKDGGGLFLLVYLVLVLTFGFTLLTSDIAIGRRTKQSAIRAYETMRPKWKFLGILTFLVPVLIMTYYAVIGGWITKYAAVYLTGQSAAAAEDGYFTSFITSPVSPVVFALLFMGVTAFIVYNGVEGGIERVSRYMMPILLVLVVVIAGYALTLRHEDASGQMRTGLEGLRYYLTPHMEGLTVSRFLQILLDAMSQLFFSLSVSMGIMITYGSYVKPDVDLNKAVNQIEIFDTGVALLAGAMIIPAVYVFSGTEGMSAGPSLMFVSLPKVFNAMGKAGMFVGILFFVTAIFATLTSCISVLESITANCMEIFHSGRKKTVLVLAVIYLAASAIIALGYSIFYFEVQLPNGSVGQLLDIMDYVSNSVMMPFIALLSTILIGWVMTPDYVIDEMQRNGETFRRKKLYRVMIRYVAPVMMLVLFLQSTGILA from the coding sequence ATGGAAAAGAAAGCAAGCAGTTTCTCCGGACAAATCGGATTTGTCCTTGCTGCCGCCGGAAGTGCGGTGGGTGTCGGCAACCTGTGGCGGTTCCCGTACCTTGCCGCAAAAGATGGCGGCGGTTTGTTTTTGCTGGTGTATCTGGTGCTGGTGCTGACCTTCGGTTTCACGCTGCTCACCTCGGATATCGCCATTGGCCGCCGCACAAAGCAGAGTGCCATCCGCGCCTACGAGACGATGCGCCCCAAGTGGAAATTCCTCGGCATCCTGACTTTTCTGGTGCCAGTTCTGATTATGACCTACTATGCCGTCATCGGCGGGTGGATCACGAAATATGCGGCAGTCTACCTGACCGGACAGTCTGCTGCCGCTGCTGAGGACGGTTATTTTACCAGCTTCATCACCTCGCCAGTCTCCCCTGTGGTGTTCGCTCTGCTGTTCATGGGCGTGACTGCTTTCATCGTGTACAACGGCGTGGAGGGAGGCATTGAGCGGGTGTCCCGCTACATGATGCCCATTCTGCTGGTTCTGGTGGTGGTGATTGCGGGTTACGCCCTCACCCTGCGCCACGAGGATGCCTCCGGCCAGATGCGCACCGGTCTGGAGGGTCTGCGCTACTACCTGACCCCGCACATGGAAGGGCTGACTGTCAGCCGCTTTTTGCAGATTTTGCTGGATGCCATGAGCCAGCTGTTCTTCTCCCTCAGCGTGTCCATGGGCATTATGATCACCTACGGTTCCTACGTCAAACCGGACGTAGACCTGAACAAAGCGGTGAATCAGATTGAGATCTTCGATACCGGCGTAGCCCTGCTGGCCGGTGCCATGATCATCCCCGCCGTGTATGTTTTCTCTGGCACCGAGGGCATGAGCGCAGGCCCCAGCCTGATGTTCGTCTCGCTGCCCAAGGTATTCAACGCCATGGGCAAGGCGGGCATGTTCGTTGGCATCCTGTTCTTTGTCACTGCCATTTTTGCCACCCTGACTTCCTGCATCTCGGTGCTGGAATCCATCACCGCCAACTGCATGGAGATCTTCCACTCGGGCCGCAAAAAGACGGTGCTTGTGCTGGCGGTCATCTATCTGGCCGCTTCCGCCATCATTGCGCTGGGTTACAGCATCTTCTATTTTGAAGTACAGCTTCCCAACGGATCGGTGGGTCAGCTGTTGGATATCATGGACTATGTCAGCAACAGTGTTATGATGCCTTTCATTGCCCTGCTGTCCACCATCCTGATTGGCTGGGTCATGACACCGGATTACGTCATTGACGAGATGCAGCGCAACGGCGAGACCTTCCGCCGCAAGAAACTCTACCGGGTGATGATCCGATATGTTGCTCCGGTGATGATGCTGGTGCTGTTTTTGCAGTCCACCGGGATCCTTGCTTAA
- a CDS encoding Hsp20/alpha crystallin family protein: MLMPTVFHENLFDDFFDPFWNDAALERMMNREARDTFGKRGANMMKTDVKQTDNGYEVAVDLPGCKKEDVQMDLNDGYLTIQAVRSHSNDEKDQKGRYLRRETFSGTCARSFYVGDVKKEDIHAKFEDGVLHVELPAPQQTKALPENPNLIEIE, translated from the coding sequence ATGCTTATGCCGACTGTTTTCCATGAAAACCTGTTCGATGATTTCTTCGATCCGTTCTGGAATGACGCTGCACTGGAACGTATGATGAACCGTGAGGCGCGTGATACCTTTGGTAAGCGCGGTGCAAACATGATGAAGACCGATGTCAAACAGACGGACAACGGCTACGAAGTAGCGGTTGATCTGCCGGGCTGCAAGAAGGAAGACGTTCAGATGGATCTGAACGACGGCTACCTGACCATTCAGGCAGTGCGCAGCCACAGCAATGACGAAAAGGATCAGAAGGGTCGCTATCTGCGGCGCGAGACCTTCTCCGGCACCTGTGCACGCAGTTTCTACGTGGGCGATGTGAAGAAGGAAGACATCCATGCAAAGTTCGAGGATGGCGTCCTGCATGTTGAGCTGCCTGCTCCTCAGCAGACGAAGGCTTTGCCTGAGAACCCGAATCTGATTGAAATCGAGTAA
- a CDS encoding M15 family metallopeptidase, giving the protein MNQNKQAPRRRMTRREWRIRRCLRLARNWAVFLAACGAAVALMTSGILWLLPKAHALIAGPETFVARNYDGTEYQLNLADARLVLVNGNLPLDAEPAPALAVADDATGQQLEAEAAEQYRAMAAAAAADGITLELVTGYQDVSAREAAFDARKQVYLEKGLSEEEAAAYAACVCPPANASEQATGYAADILSPDCTEKTTRFADTRAYEWLTAYAAEYGFVLRWPEERQAATGMVYEPWHWRYVGVENALAIRASGLSLEEFLALERTKL; this is encoded by the coding sequence ATGAACCAAAACAAGCAAGCGCCCCGGCGGCGGATGACCCGGCGGGAGTGGAGGATCCGGCGCTGCCTGCGTCTGGCACGGAACTGGGCCGTGTTTCTGGCGGCCTGCGGCGCGGCTGTTGCCCTGATGACCAGCGGCATTTTATGGCTGCTGCCCAAGGCCCACGCCCTGATCGCGGGGCCGGAGACCTTTGTGGCCAGAAACTACGATGGCACCGAATACCAGCTGAACCTTGCCGATGCCCGGCTGGTGCTGGTGAACGGGAATCTGCCGCTGGACGCAGAGCCTGCCCCGGCCCTTGCGGTGGCGGATGATGCCACGGGCCAGCAGCTGGAAGCGGAAGCCGCAGAGCAGTACCGCGCCATGGCGGCAGCTGCGGCGGCAGACGGTATCACGCTGGAACTGGTGACGGGCTATCAGGATGTTTCCGCACGGGAAGCGGCCTTTGATGCCCGGAAGCAGGTGTATCTGGAAAAGGGGCTTTCCGAAGAGGAGGCAGCGGCCTATGCCGCCTGCGTCTGCCCTCCGGCCAATGCCAGCGAGCAGGCCACCGGCTATGCGGCGGACATTCTCAGCCCGGACTGCACCGAAAAGACCACCCGCTTTGCCGATACCCGCGCCTACGAGTGGCTGACCGCCTACGCTGCGGAGTATGGCTTTGTCCTCCGCTGGCCGGAGGAGCGGCAGGCCGCCACCGGCATGGTATACGAGCCCTGGCACTGGCGCTATGTGGGGGTGGAAAATGCCCTCGCCATCCGCGCGTCCGGGCTCTCGCTGGAGGAGTTCCTTGCACTGGAGCGCACAAAGCTGTAA
- a CDS encoding SLC13 family permease, with product MKLLKQFIQQETVLTAAAVLAVVSAFFVPPDVQYLGYIDLRTLAILFSLMTVMAGLRRQGFFDGLGRALLSRTHSTFQLTLVLVGLCFFGSMFITNDVSLLTFVPFTFVVLSRLEADVRRSLLVPVVCMQTIAANLGSMLTPIGNPQNLYLYGKSGMSIGGFVLLMLPYTLVSLLLLPTWAALVCRKASATLSVDELVSSSASQGDQKIILLYLVLFAVCLLSVIRVLPYGIAFAAVLVCVLFADPHTLRAVDYSLLLTFVAFFIFIGNLGRIPAFSGWLQEFLTGREVLVAVLASQVTSNVPAALLLSGFTAETQALIIGTNLGGLGTLIASMASLISYRQIARELPQGKKQYFGLFTLSNLIFLAILLGVWFLLR from the coding sequence ATGAAACTACTCAAACAATTCATTCAGCAGGAAACGGTCCTCACCGCAGCCGCTGTGCTGGCCGTTGTCTCCGCCTTCTTTGTTCCACCGGATGTGCAGTATCTCGGCTACATCGACCTGCGCACGCTGGCGATCCTGTTTTCCCTGATGACGGTCATGGCCGGGCTGCGGCGGCAGGGCTTTTTTGATGGCCTGGGACGGGCATTGCTGTCCCGCACCCACAGCACCTTTCAGCTGACACTGGTACTGGTCGGGCTGTGCTTTTTCGGAAGCATGTTCATCACCAACGATGTTTCCCTGCTGACCTTCGTTCCCTTTACGTTCGTGGTCCTGAGCCGTTTGGAAGCGGATGTCCGCCGCTCCCTTCTGGTCCCGGTGGTCTGTATGCAGACCATTGCGGCAAACCTTGGCAGTATGCTGACCCCCATCGGCAACCCGCAGAACCTCTATCTTTACGGAAAAAGCGGCATGAGCATCGGGGGATTTGTGCTTCTTATGCTGCCCTACACACTGGTCTCTCTGCTCCTGCTGCCGACTTGGGCAGCGCTGGTCTGCCGGAAAGCCTCTGCCACCCTCTCCGTGGACGAGCTTGTTTCTTCTTCTGCATCTCAGGGGGATCAGAAGATCATCCTGCTGTATCTGGTTCTGTTTGCCGTTTGCCTGCTGTCCGTGATCCGGGTGCTGCCCTATGGCATCGCCTTTGCCGCTGTACTCGTCTGCGTTCTTTTTGCAGACCCGCACACCTTACGGGCAGTGGACTATTCCCTGCTTTTGACCTTTGTGGCTTTTTTCATCTTCATTGGCAATCTGGGGCGCATTCCGGCATTTTCCGGCTGGCTGCAGGAGTTTCTGACCGGCCGGGAAGTGCTGGTGGCGGTTCTTGCTTCGCAGGTCACCAGTAATGTTCCCGCCGCCCTGCTGCTGTCCGGGTTCACGGCAGAGACACAAGCCCTCATCATCGGCACCAATCTGGGAGGTCTTGGCACTTTGATCGCATCCATGGCCAGTCTTATTTCCTACCGGCAGATTGCACGGGAGCTGCCACAGGGGAAGAAGCAGTATTTTGGGCTGTTCACCCTATCCAACCTGATCTTCCTTGCGATCCTGCTGGGCGTGTGGTTCTTGCTCCGTTGA
- a CDS encoding alpha/beta fold hydrolase, whose product MEIKRFGNIEGKTMMLLHGNLMCWRQFEDLIPLLERKFCVYAVSFDGFDGTGKTTYTTAQNQADKLAGYIEKELNGRLDLLFAESLGCGPAVFLKASPTVQIDRMILSGPEYLDFGVLNRLILKVMPQKQYRTAHEKYMPAWALRFMGQTEQGMQTMLRRIPDHIRLESVRATWEAGLYLYRTDFLVQPDAKVACWYGEKEGHMKKAIQRLRTAYPSLIVRCFPGFGHGEIINHPALLVSELERFWLL is encoded by the coding sequence ATGGAAATCAAACGATTCGGCAATATAGAGGGAAAGACCATGATGCTGCTGCACGGAAATCTTATGTGCTGGCGGCAGTTTGAGGATTTGATCCCGCTGCTGGAAAGGAAATTCTGCGTGTATGCCGTCAGCTTCGATGGCTTTGACGGAACAGGCAAAACAACCTACACGACCGCCCAGAATCAGGCGGACAAGTTGGCCGGTTATATTGAGAAAGAGCTTAACGGACGGCTGGATCTGCTTTTTGCAGAGTCGCTGGGCTGTGGACCGGCTGTTTTTCTGAAGGCTTCCCCAACCGTTCAGATCGATCGGATGATCCTCAGCGGGCCGGAGTATCTGGATTTCGGAGTGCTGAATCGACTGATTTTGAAGGTCATGCCGCAAAAGCAATATCGAACGGCACACGAAAAGTACATGCCTGCATGGGCGCTGCGCTTTATGGGGCAGACGGAGCAGGGAATGCAGACTATGCTCCGCCGTATCCCGGATCATATCAGATTGGAATCCGTCCGGGCCACTTGGGAGGCAGGACTTTATCTCTATCGAACGGACTTTTTGGTACAGCCCGATGCAAAGGTCGCCTGTTGGTACGGAGAAAAAGAAGGGCACATGAAAAAGGCTATCCAGCGGCTGCGGACGGCATATCCGAGCCTGATCGTCCGCTGTTTCCCCGGTTTCGGCCATGGCGAGATCATCAATCATCCGGCACTGCTTGTGTCGGAGCTGGAACGCTTTTGGCTATTATGA
- a CDS encoding CPBP family intramembrane glutamic endopeptidase: MLKSIGLYFRKIDFLNFAVGAIMPIIVLFIVYSSVKSNIILQDTGFLSLLMNHKGKIIFYFFVSFIEEVIFRGIIFGLLLQKCKNKYLSCVIAALIFTLPHIFNTDNISVLVMFIFPFLYGIFANEMFYTTKSIWMPTGFHWLWNYTITSLFLVTGTQSFIYVHIIAAMVIMIPLFYIVIGKTRLSGD; the protein is encoded by the coding sequence ATGTTAAAAAGCATAGGGTTATATTTTAGAAAAATAGATTTTCTGAATTTTGCAGTTGGGGCTATAATGCCAATCATTGTATTGTTTATAGTTTATTCATCAGTCAAATCAAATATAATTCTTCAAGACACTGGTTTTTTATCACTGTTGATGAATCATAAAGGAAAAATCATATTTTACTTTTTCGTGTCCTTTATTGAAGAAGTTATTTTTAGAGGAATTATTTTTGGGCTGTTGCTGCAAAAATGTAAAAATAAGTATTTGAGTTGCGTAATCGCTGCACTTATTTTTACACTACCACATATTTTTAATACCGATAATATTTCTGTTCTGGTAATGTTTATTTTTCCTTTTCTATATGGAATATTTGCCAATGAAATGTTTTACACTACAAAGAGTATTTGGATGCCTACAGGATTTCATTGGTTATGGAATTATACAATAACAAGTTTGTTTCTTGTTACAGGAACACAAAGTTTCATATATGTACATATCATAGCAGCAATGGTTATAATGATACCGTTGTTTTACATTGTTATTGGGAAAACACGCCTAAGTGGCGATTGA